DNA from Clupea harengus chromosome 2, Ch_v2.0.2, whole genome shotgun sequence:
AGTGGCGGCTGAAGATAAAGGAGCTGTGATGAGATTACGAGATCTGTAATGCATCTCAGCAGTGATTGATGAAATTATAGTTCATTTATCAGGTCATCATGTTAGTTTGAAAAGTAAAAGGGGAATTTTAACTGTTTGCAGGATACATTAATAAGGAACACTACCCTACTATGAGTCACGCCTGTTGTAAACTACAACGGGAAGGAGAAATCGGCCAGTCTTGACTGCAGTCAAATCCTCCCCGACAGAGACCGGTAGCAAAGTCAAACTCGGAGACAACCATTATTTCCCCAAGCACCAGGGCTCGCTGGTCCACTCACCTCTCTGACGGGATCTTGACGCGCCATCTGCTCCTGGAGCTCCTTCTGCAGCTCCTTGCGTTCCCCGATGCTCTGCTGGTTGCGGGCAAAATCCGCCAGCTCCTTCAACCCGGCGTCCGTGAAGTACTTTGAGAAGTGCTCACAGCTCCGCTTGTTGGCTGGGAACAACTCCTGAGACAGAAAATGCACATGTGAGACACTCTGCACCAGGCTGGGCTCTCCTGATCCTGGCTGAGAAATCAGCCATTACCAGAGTTTAGTGGGGCCAGCAGTAGAAATGTATTAGCAGTAAGGCCATCTTTTCTACTCACCATCAGACGATTGTCTATGCCAACCTTCCTCAGAGCCACAGCCACAGAGTTTAGGTCCCTCTCATTAATCCATGCTTTGAATAGTTTCACAGCAAATGTTGCAGAAACACCTGAAAAAGTAAGGTCCCACCAATATTAAAATCAGAGCAAAAGAAAACCACCAAGATGCATGTCCGCCATTACAGCATATGACGAGAAAGGGAGGACCACTCCATGACAGATGGTAGTGGCCTCTGGAACAGAACCGGGTCTAATCTGACACATCCACCCCAATGCCAGACTGTCACAGTCTCCTGCTATATGGGTTAGCTAACACACTAGCTCAGTTGGCTGTACATCAAGTCCTGCACTCCAGAACATTAGGATGCTCCAACATGCAAGTTCTGACATGAGTTTCTATGCCGGGGCAGAACTCCCATGCACTGGCACAACACTGAATGAAAACATATGAAAACTACACCTTACCCTCTTTCACCAGGTTCTCATTGAAGAGGCTGCTTAGAATAAGACCCGATATGTTCCCGTTGGCCAAGAGAATACCAGTCAGCATAGCAAGCTTGTTGCGCTCAGACTCTGTGAACCCCTTTAAAAACAGCAGCaactgaaaaagaaataaaaagtagTGTCAAGAAACTGGAGCTGTAGTACACAATAGAGATGCAACTAACAACCATTTTGATATTTGAATGACCCTATTGAATTGGAAATTAATCAACTATTTGAATTATGAATCTCAGAATAACTCATTGCTCATTTATCTAAAGGCTTTTAAAAGAGCTCAACATTATTGGCACATCTTACGATAGACACAATAAAGGTGAGTACTTCATTCAAAAATATGCGTTTTAAAGAATGATTAGGACCAATTCAGTGAGGGCAGCTGCTTGTGAGCACAAGTCTGGTTCCTCTGACGAAAGCTATCTATGGTAGCATTACGATATTCAACAAACCATTACTTGTTCAAATTCATTCAAATGCAACCAACATTGGGCATGCACAAGTTGTAGAAAGCTTTCGTGATTTAGACGCTAAGTTTAATCAGAGATTTTCTAAATAGTAGACAGGCTCTGGTTTAGCATTATAAATGTTAAGGCACACAGGGAATGTGAACAGGATTTGCTAGGCTGCATGTTCAATGTCATTAACAAATCATTAAATCAagagaaaatgtatttcaaaataGAAAATGTTACAGTTCATAATGTGAAGCAACATGGCTTTTAACATGAACATAATTGTTAGCACAGCTAGTTAGCTAAATGTGGCAAGTCTTCATCCAGAGCGCCAACATGCCGCCTCCTCCTAAAATGCTTCAGCATGGCAACTATTCTGGCCATCGATTTTAGTCGACTAGTTCATACCCTAAAATACAGCAATCTTCACTCATGAAATTCACCAACCTTCTTCATCTCCTCTTGGAACCCTTTCTCCAGGTACTTGTAACGCCGGATCAGCTTGTTAAAAACCtgggaaaacacaaaacattgaGGACCGCTATGAAAATATCATCTATGCTGCAAACATGCATCACTGAAGAAGCACGCGATTCTTCAAGAAATGATATCACATGGTTAAGCCTCTCTTAGTACTGCAATAGACCATCTAATGGAGGAGCATGAGAGGAAACAGAGCATACAAACTCAAATTCAGATGTATCCGCGTACATGTAATGGGACCTTAGACGGGTTCCACACTTAATTTTACAACAGGGTCATGACCCCTGAATTATTCCTAGTTTACAAATTTTTCATATCAATATTACAATGACCCTTTAATTGGCCATGTTAAATTAACAGTATTCAGTAATTTACACCTGTCTGCAGTATGTTTTTATAAGCAACTAGTTGTTCATTTCTATGGTAATTTATGTGacggacagataaacacagccaTTTCCACTAACCAGGAGATGCACCGAGTAGTTCTGTGGCTCTTGTCAAACCATCCCTCGAACATTGACCAAATACAACATGCCAGTAAAGTTATCAGTAGCAACTGGGTTATTGTTGGGCTttacaaggtttttgcatgcctttttggTAGCTAGCTCCCTAGTTTTAACCAAATCCCTTTAATCCAACCTTCTGTTCAGGGACATCAGCATGAGTGATGTTGCGACTGCAACTTCCAACACGTGAGCAAGTTACAGGGCATTGTAGGCTAATGAGAGAAGTTTCGTCAGGCGGAGGTCTCGCAAAAGTTGAAATCAATGTTCACACCAGAGGGTTTCAAGCGTCCCAGTTACACACCTGGGCATATGCTTGCATGGTCTCCAGGTCCTCTTGTGCAGTGAAGACACAGAATTCTGTGCGGGTCATGTCATCGGATAAGGTTCCTCCTGGGGCTGGAAAGGAGAAACAGATGTCCAATTTGATGATTGTCAGTTGTCATAATTCAGCATAATCAACACAAACTGTTAAAATATTAGGGTAAATAAAATACTCACCAAGCATTCCACCAGCCACCAGGATGTCAAAGAGTGTCTCAGCATAACGACGGTAGTCGAGTTTGGCACCAGAGGCATCAAGGAATTTTGCAACCGCTTCCAAATCAGTGCCAGATTGATTTAGGCCTTGTACAATACTTTCCTGAAACTGGGTAGGGTCAAATCTCTCCTTTTCATCTGAGAAACATGAAATTAACACTTTAGGTAGGATCACGTGCCATGGGTTCAGGCTCAATCAcatattttcatttaaaatcgCTTACCTCTTTTCCTAGTTTTAAAACGCTGGCCGGTAAGCGTTGGCTTCTGCTGCTTTTGATTATTCATAAAAGACGCCCTATGCAgtcagacaaaagaaagaaattgaGGACAAACACACGACCCAATGTGAGGATATGGCTTATTTGAATAATTAGCGGTGTTAAAAATGTAAGTGTGACGCCACTTGGCCACCTCTATGACATTGCCATGGCGTAGCAACATCGACATAACAAACATCATTATCAATTTAAGTGTGAGGACAAGCCTTGTAGGAATCTAAATTATGGCTCCAGAGCAAACTGCGTCAGTTAGTCAAACGAATCTCACACATCCGGTAGTTCATGTCCATGTTTGGTATGCAAAGtttgccaaaccaaactaacgAAAGGACAAAGCAATCCATCCTACCCAAGtaacaaacattaaaaagaGACCAAGGAATATCCTTCCTGACAACTTCGCTGCAGACGCAAAAGACTGTGTAACGATAGTTTTGTTCGAAGTGAAAGCAGGAACGTTACTGGCTGGCTTATTAGACAAGTTAAACGTCTGCAAAACTAAGCAGAAGCAATACTTTGATCCTGTATAATATTAAAGGTTCATGTTAAATTAGCACTGGGTCACACAAACGATGGATGAGTTAACATGTGGGTCACGTACAATACACGTTAACGTTGCACATCAACGTTAGTGAAGCTAACTTGCGCTTGTCGACCTACCGTTAGCTAGCGACAGGCAATTCAACTGGTTGGAAACAAAAGGTTGTACACCAAGGACACGGCATTATAAACGTAGTAGCAGCTAACTGTGCATCAGTTTCAATTTACAAGAAGTGAGTTAACTTTCGACCTACTTAAGCCGTTATTAAGCGGAGTACCGAGCACGCTGGCTTCATCGATGTAATATCTAACGTTAACGTAACATGTGGCAATGATGTCCGCCATAACGTTAGGTTACCCGTCTTCGTTGCAAATACACGATCTCCTTTGAAACAGACTGTTAAAAAAGTGGGGGTGACCCTTTGTCTGTCAATCGATGTCGACCGTACGTTGCTTTTAACTATTATATCACTACTAAAAGCTAGCGTTGCTCAGCTAACTTAGCCAAGAGGGTTAACGTTAGTGACCAGAAATGGTAGCGGCTACCAAGCTAACCGCACGTTGTCCAACtgctacgttagctagctatctatctatcgatatACTAATGATCATTATAGTGCCACCACACCGTGTGAATCGTATCTCATTGACTGTCGGTGTCAACTATATTCAAAGATGAATACACATAATGCTTACCGAATTGAAATTGCAGATCAAAAACCGTTGTGAATCACGAGAGACTGTTGCAGCAAATTCACTTCCTTGAAATATCCCCCAAATATATAGCAGACACAACCCAATTGTGCGCAGCGCCACCAGGCTCTTAAACTCCGGATCATAACATCTCTGAAGGGGGATTTGAGAAAATGCGTAAACTACTCAAGTAATAAAATTCATGATTCAAAATCGTAATTTGACTTATATGACATATGTAACAAAAATATATGGCGTTGTTAGGGTTTCATATGCAAGTGGTTGGTAATATCTTCAAAACTATATGGAATTCCATCAATATACTCCCCATTTAGTAGTTGACACAGTCCCACTTCTGACGTCAACACGTTTGAACACGTCAGATGGTTTGTTTTCTGGATAATAGATTgtcagaaaaaatatatatgtcagaaactcttttttttaatttaggaGAACGGTTTTCTCTATCTTTTTagtcactgccccccccccccccccccccaaaaaaaaaacccccgCTTAGcctacatatatgcatacacgtGTGAATTCTATGGATAATTTGCTAAAGTggtattccaagtatgtggtttagtgacaaacctgggtaactTAACTCGTATTAACTGGTAGACCTCCAAGTTGAAGAGCACAATGGCTTCATTCTCCAAGCAAAACAAATCCATAGgactcttctattaggaggtttaccacttacattACAGTTAATTtagccaggtttgtcactaatcCAGTTTCTAAAATCCCCCCAGGACTAAGATAAACACTATTTCCATTTTGGTAGAAgaagtggaggtggtggagggctaCAGATACCTGGGCGTTCACCTTGGCAATAGACTGGACTGGAAATGTAATACCGAGGCTGTTTACAGGGAGGGACAGAGCAGACTACTTTTTGGGGAAGCTTAGGTCATTCAATGTGTGCAGCAAGATGTTGCATATCTCATACCAGTCTGTTGTGGCAAGTGTTTCCTTTGCAGCCATCTGTTAGGGtagcagcatcagagccagcAACTCTTAGAAACTGAACAAATTGACGAAGACTACACACCCCCTACCCAACCTTCAGT
Protein-coding regions in this window:
- the LOC105908018 gene encoding basic leucine zipper and W2 domain-containing protein 1-A-like, yielding MNNQKQQKPTLTGQRFKTRKRDEKERFDPTQFQESIVQGLNQSGTDLEAVAKFLDASGAKLDYRRYAETLFDILVAGGMLAPGGTLSDDMTRTEFCVFTAQEDLETMQAYAQVFNKLIRRYKYLEKGFQEEMKKLLLFLKGFTESERNKLAMLTGILLANGNISGLILSSLFNENLVKEGVSATFAVKLFKAWINERDLNSVAVALRKVGIDNRLMELFPANKRSCEHFSKYFTDAGLKELADFARNQQSIGERKELQKELQEQMARQDPVREIMAYVREEMKKGSITEQAMISIIWSCVMGCVEWNKKEELVTEQAIKHLKLYSPLLNAFTTQGLSELTLLWKIQEYCYDNIHFMKAFQKIVVLLYKADVLSEEAILKWYSEAHVAKGKSVFLEQMKKFVEWLKNAEEETESEEEEAEAD